In Rhodobacter sp. 24-YEA-8, the following are encoded in one genomic region:
- a CDS encoding very short patch repair endonuclease: MADVHSPDVRRRNMQAIRGADTKPERVLRKGLHRLGFRYRLQRGDLPGRPDLVLAKYRAVIFAHGCFWHGHGCDLFRWPRTREEFWRGKIGSNMARDARVLAALEAQGWRVALVWECALKGRGRQPEAAVLAELAAWITGGGQHIEIMAQAAAISPALTASASPSSSSTV, translated from the coding sequence ATGGCTGACGTTCATTCGCCTGATGTGCGGCGGCGCAATATGCAGGCGATCCGGGGCGCGGATACAAAGCCCGAGAGGGTGTTGCGCAAGGGGCTGCACCGACTCGGGTTCCGCTACCGGTTGCAAAGGGGTGACCTGCCCGGGCGGCCCGACCTGGTGCTTGCGAAATACCGGGCGGTGATCTTCGCGCATGGGTGTTTCTGGCACGGCCATGGCTGCGATCTGTTTCGCTGGCCCAGGACGCGGGAAGAGTTCTGGCGCGGCAAGATCGGCAGCAATATGGCGCGCGACGCCCGCGTCCTGGCCGCGCTTGAGGCACAGGGCTGGCGGGTTGCCCTGGTCTGGGAATGCGCGCTGAAAGGGCGGGGGCGGCAGCCGGAAGCTGCTGTACTGGCAGAGCTGGCCGCCTGGATAACCGGGGGCGGCCAGCATATCGAGATTATGGCTCAGGCGGCGGCCATATCGCCCGCTTTGACCGCATCGGCGAGTCCGTCAAGCAGTTCGACCGTCTGA
- a CDS encoding 3-deoxy-7-phosphoheptulonate synthase, whose product MPTETNNLRIEELRPLPSPLELAVAIPRDAAISETVAQSRNAIREILAGRDERLLLVIGPCSIHDPEAAMDYARRLAAERKRHQDKLEIVMRVYFEKPRTTVGWKGLINDPHLDGSDRIEDGLPLARKLLLDINRMGLPASTEFLDPIMPQYFADLIAWGAIGARTTESQIHRQLASGLSCPVGFKNGTDGSVQMALDAILSARGQHSFPAITADGRAAIARTTGNPDCHVVLRGGSNGPNFSAADVDAVAAAAAKAGIDPGIMIDASHANSGKDPARQPGVVADVAARIRAGERRIRALMVESNLVAGAQKVVPGQKLVYGQSITDGCISWDQTVELLDGLADAVKAGDMAAA is encoded by the coding sequence ATGCCGACCGAAACCAACAATCTGCGTATCGAGGAATTGCGCCCCCTGCCCTCGCCGCTGGAGCTCGCCGTGGCGATCCCGCGCGATGCCGCCATATCCGAGACCGTAGCACAAAGCCGCAATGCCATCCGCGAGATTCTGGCGGGCCGTGATGAGCGGCTCCTCCTCGTGATCGGGCCCTGTTCGATCCATGACCCCGAGGCCGCGATGGATTACGCCCGCCGCCTCGCGGCCGAGCGCAAGCGCCACCAGGACAAGCTGGAAATCGTGATGCGGGTCTATTTCGAAAAGCCGCGCACCACGGTCGGCTGGAAGGGTCTGATCAATGATCCGCATCTCGACGGCTCGGACCGGATCGAAGACGGGCTGCCCCTGGCGCGCAAGCTGCTGCTCGATATCAACCGCATGGGTCTGCCCGCCTCGACCGAATTCCTCGACCCGATCATGCCGCAATATTTCGCAGATCTGATCGCCTGGGGCGCGATCGGGGCGCGCACCACGGAAAGCCAGATCCATCGCCAGCTGGCCTCGGGCCTGTCCTGCCCGGTCGGCTTCAAGAACGGCACCGATGGCTCGGTCCAGATGGCGCTGGATGCGATTCTGTCGGCACGCGGCCAGCATTCTTTCCCGGCGATCACGGCAGACGGCCGGGCGGCGATCGCGCGCACCACCGGCAACCCCGATTGTCATGTCGTGCTGCGCGGCGGGTCGAATGGGCCGAATTTCAGTGCCGCCGATGTCGATGCGGTGGCTGCGGCTGCGGCAAAGGCCGGCATTGATCCGGGTATCATGATCGATGCGAGCCATGCCAACAGCGGCAAAGACCCGGCCCGCCAGCCCGGCGTTGTTGCCGATGTCGCCGCCCGTATCCGCGCGGGCGAGCGCCGTATCCGTGCGCTGATGGTCGAAAGCAACCTGGTCGCCGGTGCGCAAAAAGTCGTTCCTGGCCAAAAGCTTGTCTATGGCCAGTCGATCACCGATGGCTGTATCTCCTGGGATCAGACGGTCGAACTGCTTGACGGACTCGCCGATGCGGTCAAAGCGGGCGATATGGCCGCCGCCTGA
- a CDS encoding GlsB/YeaQ/YmgE family stress response membrane protein, whose amino-acid sequence MGIESILILLVIGAIAGWLAGQLVKGYGFGLVGNIVVGVVGAFIAGLILPRIGLTFGGNAILASIIHATIGAVILLLLIRLVRTA is encoded by the coding sequence ATGGGTATCGAAAGCATTCTGATTCTTCTGGTCATCGGCGCAATTGCCGGCTGGCTGGCGGGACAACTGGTCAAAGGCTACGGCTTTGGCCTGGTCGGCAATATCGTGGTTGGTGTGGTGGGCGCCTTTATCGCCGGGCTGATCCTGCCGCGGATCGGTCTGACCTTTGGCGGCAATGCAATTCTTGCCTCCATCATCCATGCCACCATCGGTGCGGTGATTCTCCTGCTGCTGATCCGCCTGGTGAGGACAGCCTGA